The Roseovarius sp. M141 genome contains a region encoding:
- the tnpB gene encoding IS66 family insertion sequence element accessory protein TnpB gives MVKILWHEGVGTSLYLKRLEAGKFIWPVSRTGDAVQSPQPSSVIFSKVFGDTPLW, from the coding sequence CTGGTCAAGATTTTATGGCATGAGGGGGTCGGCACATCACTCTATCTGAAACGTCTCGAGGCAGGCAAGTTCATCTGGCCGGTGAGCCGCACGGGCGACGCAGTCCAGTCTCCGCAGCCCAGCTCGGTTATCTTCTCGAAGGTGTTTGGGGATACCCCCCTTTGGTGA
- the tnpB gene encoding IS66 family insertion sequence element accessory protein TnpB translates to MRRGMNTLALQVQQGLGRDPHAGEIFCFRVPQRRSGQDFMA, encoded by the coding sequence ATGCGGCGGGGCATGAACACGCTGGCATTGCAGGTGCAGCAAGGTCTCGGGCGTGATCCGCATGCGGGAGAGATATTTTGCTTCCGCGTACCGCAAAGGCGATCTGGTCAAGATTTTATGGCATGA